AATGTTTAAAAACAGAGATGGCAACAATTCAaacaatcttactatataatgacgaaaactctgtgtgtgtgtctgttccatgtttttctcctcactgacttggtcaatccatgtgaaatttggcacagtggtagagggtcatgggaggatgccaatgaagcaatattacatcaattggccaaaggggggcgctatagcaaccgactgaaattgcaaactttgaatgggcatatctcatgccccctATGTCGTNNNNNNNNNNNNNNNNNNNNNNNNNNNNNNNNNNNNNNNNNNNNNNNNNNNNNNNNNNNNNNNNNNNNNNNNNNNNNNNNNNNNNNNNNNNNNNNNNNNNNNNNNNNNNNNNNNNNNNNNNNNNNNNNNNNNNNNNNNNNNNNNNNNNNNNNNNNNNNNNNNNNNNNNtgggtggcgctataacaacagaaaaatgcttcaaaatagctaaaatgcgaccgatcgctgtggctccccctgtggaccaatgttggtgttgtttctattttttggtatgactaagtcatggtatggtatgctgtacataatcacagaaactgtcagtgtgttattctttctatgtgaaactgcacataggcattgaggattggcataggtagaaggtgacaaagctaccaatgggtatggacttgtaagaaaaataatacgTAAGTAAGACAGTAAGTAAAACAGAGTAAGACAAGCAAAACAACATACACAGAAACGTATTAGACCAATTTTTAGATATCAATTTATAAAGGGCTTGAGTGCTAGTTAAAGTGCCAAGTGCTAAAGTGTCTGTTTGGCTATCATTCTCCTTTCTCCCACTGCCTCCACCAGGTCAAGGGAAcgtcccaggacagagctggccttctttaTCAGATGAGCTGATGCcagcacagtgtcaaagaaTGAATGTCAGATGAATTTAGTATAGTTAAATTACAGTATTTGCCTCTGAGATGTGGCGGAGTAGAAGTATAATGTTGCATAATACAGAAATACACAAGTAAAGTCCATGTACCTTGaatttgtacttgagtaaatgaaCTTGGTTACGTTCCATCACTGGCTGCTCACATCttaaaagatgctaaaacacACTATACTTCCTCTTCACTATGTTTCAGCTCTGACCTGAAATGAAACAGGAGCACCAGGATCTCATCCTGCAGGTGTGTGGAGCGTCATCCCTGCGTGTCGGTGCCAACATCCAGACACTGTGGAGCGGTTATGGGGAGATCGTCCGGCTGCACCTAGAGGGCTGCGAGCGGCCCTCTGTGGTCgtcaaacatgtcaagtttccAGAGGAGGCCGAGCACCCTGGAGGCTGGAACACAGACCGCTCCCATGCACGTAAAGTGAGATCCTACCAGTTGGAGACACACTGGTACCAGAACTACTCCACCAATCAGAGCTGTCGGATCCCTGCCTGTCTGGCTGCCTGTTCCCATGGAGACGAGATGCTGATCGTGCTGGAGGATCTGGATGTGGCTGGTTATGATCAGAGAAGGTATGATCACCGAAATGTGTGACACACAGGTCTGTAGCTTTGCGACGTCTAGGCTATAAAATGAATGGAGGAATTCTGCATTTCCATTAAAATGATCAAGTAACATTTTTTAGGAGCTGATAAAACCAAACTAAGCACTTCAATACTGGATTAATaggaatgtttgtttgtgtttgtaggaCCAGTGTGAAGGACAGAGAAATAAAGACTTGCCTCAGCTGGCTTGCCCACTTCCATGCTCTCTTCCTGGGTGTGGCACCAGACGGCCTGTGGCCTATCGGCACCTACTGGCACCTGGAGACCCGACCAGACGAGCTGGAGGCCATGGACAATGCCCAGCTCAAAGCAGCAGCCGGCGACATTGACAGGATACTCAACGAATGTCGCTTCAAGACCATCGTTCACGGAGATGCCAAGTTAGCCAACTTCTGTTTCTCCCAGAGTGGACGGGATGTGGCAGCTGTTGACTTCCAGTATGTTGGTGGGGGCTGCGGGATGAAAGatgttgtgtattttttagGAAGCTGCATGGACGAGAGGCAGTGTGAAAAGAAGGTTCCAGGACTGCTGAACTACTATTTCACAGAATTAAAGCAATCTGTGAATAAAGATGTGGACTTTGTTGCCCTGGAGAAAGAGTGGAGGGAGATGTTTGCATTTGCATGGACAGATTTTCATCGATTTCTGCTGGGATGGATGCCCGGACACTGGAAGATCAACCGGTACAGTAAACAATTGACCAAGGAGGTTCTTCACAAACTGAAACTGCACCCAGAACCAACAACGTTTTAACAATAGACAACCAAAGAACTGAGTGTGTGGCTGAAAGGAGACCAGTTTGAACCTGAAAATCTGTGAATGTTAAAATGAATCACGCACAAACACCTGTGTACAGTGAAGCATGCTTATCAAAACAACCCTGgataaataaaagcttgtgAAAAGGCTCAGGCTTTTCTTACCTATACTGCAGCTcttgaaagtgaaagtgacagTGCTAAGAACAGAAAGGTTACTGGAGTGAAAACCCCTAAATTAATTTCAACTACCCATTAAATTCTGGAAGATTTATATCAATCTTTTCATTCCTGTTTATAGTTTTGGGTCTTGGACCATTGGTTGGGCAAAACACACTGTTTTAAGGactctgggaaattgtgatggacatttttcacaattgTTTGACATGTTATTGACGAAACATCAAGtaatcaaaaataaatccaaagAAGACTCGTCAGTGGCATTTATGGTTAGCTGCAGTCCTATATTGCTTTGTTgtaaagtacttttacttttatatgCCTTCGCACTGGCGTGTCCAGAGGCATTATGGTTTCGAGTTGtccgtccgtcccattcttgtgaacgcaatatctcaagaacgccttaagggaatttctttaaatttggcacaaatgtccacttggactcaaggatgaactgattagatattGGTAGTCATAGGttaaatgtcaaggtcactgtggcctcatctgtctcattcatcTGAACACaatatcaagaacaccttgagggaatctTTTCgaatgtggcacaaacatccatttgggTGGGTCAAAAGGgtaaaaggtcaacttcactgtgacatcatctgcaaaaacacttctctggccatGATAccacatcatatctcaggaacaggaggagagacatttggttggATACTGAATTAAATTTTGGGCGCCCACCTTTAGACTGCGCTGATTGTTTAGATcatctgtgctgtcggggggaagatgtgtgtgaagcatccacgtttttacagacatgaatGGGAACTGTAAGTGCAGCTTAACTGAAACGCGGAGGCAAACAACTGTgtggcagtaattctagtttctttTGGTCTTTGCCTGTAACAGAAGTTAGTCCAGGTTTTACACCGAATTTAGTGTCCCATTAAATTCTGTGTCCTGATACAGACTGTCAGCTGTATCAGCTAGTAGATTTTGAGAGCTGTTACAACAAAGATGGCTCCCACAAGATTGGGATTGTGTAATAAATTTTGACAATTATAAAGAAAATTTTGTGATACTACAGATACAGAAAGGGTCACAATTTTTGAAATAATGTGATCCTTGAGAAGGACGAAAATTTTGATAATTGTAAGTAATTAGTTAATGTTAGTTCATTAGTAATTAAGACCCAATAGCTTAGGTTTAAAAATGTAGCTAACTTAAAGAGAGGGTAAAACATTGATAactgtaaagaaaagaaaatgtgaccCAAGAGAAGGTCAAAGTTTTTGGTAATGGCAAGTATTTAGTATTTGTTGATTAGTAATTATGACCCGCTAGCTAAAAGAGAGGGTGAAAATTTTTGATAATTCTAGAAATAACTTGACTGTATACAAAAAGGGTAAAACATACTGGTAACTATatagagaaaaaaatgtcaccCTGCAGATACAGAATGGGTAACAGATATTGATAACTGCATAACAAAACCGTGGATCCCTAATTttgaaaactgtatttttttataatgtgaTGTTGTGGATACACAAAGGATCAAAATTTGTGatgactgtaaaaaaataaaataaaataaaataaataaatacaaaataaatattttataactgtgtgaaataaatgtgaccttaaagaaaattcaaatcaagtttatttaaaaagcacttataaaaacaaccagagttaaccaaagtgctgtacaataaaataaaataagcataataatataacatggttacaacaaaaagtgaaagaaataatttaacaaaccaaaaaaaaaaaaaacaggatcaGAGTTTGTCAATAAAATACAGTACGTGGAAAATGTATAATAAAAACGTTTACACGGGCAACAGCTTAAAAATATTACCTGTCACATAATTTGGTGCAAAatctttcctctgttttttatttcacgTCATTAAACGCAACAGAGTAATGTGAAATATTAATACTTTTTCTACTACTGCTCTTTTTGCTTCTTATCAGATTCTTTCTTCCCCTGATCAGCTGTTGTGAGGACGATGACGTGTTTCCGGTTTCACACCCGACATTACAACAACAAGGCAGGGAGCCGAGCTGGGGCGAAGAGACGACGGTTACACAAGAGTAAACAGGTACAACAAGAAAACATGTCTGATAGCGGCAACTTGACCTCAGTACGTAACGTTAAGACCGTTAAATGTGTTGTCACCGCGGTCACCGGTTCGACAGTCCAACCGAATTTTCTAGCAAGCAACagcgaagctaacgttagccaccgAGCTAACGCCGTTACTCTGCTACCGTGAAGGGTCAAAATATATAAGCAGAGCCGCCCTGAGCGACCTGCCTCATTAAAGATAGCTTCATGAGTGCGTGTGTTGGTTTGTGAACATGAGGCGTGTGCCGGTTAACGGCGGATTTAGCTATGCACCCACCGGTTTAGCTCGACCCGGGATGATTTATAGTTTATTAGTTGTTTTGGCAGTTCACTGTAAAGATGACGCAACATGGCAGGTGTCAGGAAGTGTGAGCTGGAGCTCGTGACCCCTCAACTGCAGCGGTTACTTTCTGTTTTCATGCTTTAAAGTGTCTGTCAATAAAATACAGACGTGCATCATATTATTAGCTAACTTAGAGAACACATACCTACTGTATACCAGCTAAACCAGTTAGGTCACCTTTCAGGTTACTTTGCAGCAGTGGGAATCTTCCTGTTACATCAGAAAATTAATTTACAATTGTCAGTACAACAGTAACGTTATACTTAAACTATAGTCATGgagatattctatatttttccttactgtcaacaaatcccatgttTAGACTGCAGCTGCAATGACTAGTCAATTAATCGATTATtagattgacagaaaattacattttgattaTTAATCGCTGAATCGCTCGTGTGAGGATTTGCTTTCCTTGGTCATACACAGTTTAGGGAGTAACTagttaaattacaaaataaatgtactcagttatagttataatttaaaaaagttatTACTTATAGTTACTAAGATATAGTTACtaagatgttgttgttgtttataaaggggTAAAATCTGGATATATCCTGTTTGTAAAAAGTTTTTATGTAGAAtgtaacattcattctgttgctttgcgtTGTTATGCTGCACAAGAATGTCTTCTGTTGGCACAGCCTATGTCTGGACATTTAttttagctttattttattttattttatctgaaaAGTAATCCAAAAAAGTAACCATATGTAATACAGTAAAAGACATACATTGCCTGTTACATTTTCACATGTAGCCTTCTCAACACCAATCTTATAgtacatttaacattttgaggttttgaaatgttgtttggaccaaacaagacatttgatgaAGCCACTTCAGGCGAGGGTATTGTGACACGTTTTTCTCACTTGCTTCTAATGTTTTGTAGGCCAGTTGATGAATTGAGAAAATATTCtacagattaattgataaggaACATAATTGTTCGTTGCAGCCCTGGTAAAGACCAAAACAGTGTTTTT
This DNA window, taken from Epinephelus moara isolate mb chromosome 6, YSFRI_EMoa_1.0, whole genome shotgun sequence, encodes the following:
- the pkdc gene encoding uncharacterized protein pkdc, which encodes MKQEHQDLILQVCGASSLRVGANIQTLWSGYGEIVRLHLEGCERPSVVVKHVKFPEEAEHPGGWNTDRSHARKVRSYQLETHWYQNYSTNQSCRIPACLAACSHGDEMLIVLEDLDVAGYDQRRTSVKDREIKTCLSWLAHFHALFLGVAPDGLWPIGTYWHLETRPDELEAMDNAQLKAAAGDIDRILNECRFKTIVHGDAKLANFCFSQSGRDVAAVDFQYVGGGCGMKDVVYFLGSCMDERQCEKKVPGLLNYYFTELKQSVNKDVDFVALEKEWREMFAFAWTDFHRFLLGWMPGHWKINRYSKQLTKEVLHKLKLHPEPTTF